CCTGTTGGCGCAGGAGCTCAACGGAGTGGGTTGGCGTCTCTTCGAACCACGACACCTGTCGAGGTCGCGCGACGCGAAGACAGCATCCCAGTGGTGAGAGCCGTCGTCGCTCATCGGAAGGCGCACCCGCTGCTGACGCCGAGCCGGCGGAAGATGACGGCCGCGGGGCAGAAGCCGGTGATGGACGACTGGAGCAGGTTGAGCCCGACGAAGGCGGTCAGCAGCAGCCACCACGGTGATACGAGGGCCACCAGCAGGACGCTGAGCAGGGTCATGGTGCCGGCGAGGAGGAGAACGGCGCGGTCGAGGTTCATGCCTTGCCTCCGAAGATGCGGCTGAAGAACCCGGTTCCGGCCTCGCGGGGGTGGCCGGCGCACCGGTCGGCGCGTGGGACGCGGGCGAGGACCTGGTCGACGTGCTGGCCGCAGCCGGCCCAGGTGGTCTTGCCACACTTCTTGCAGGTGACTGCTCGGCACATGGTGGGGGCTCCTTCGGTTCGAGGTGATCGTGCAGAAAAAGTGAAGGTGACGCGAGGTGTGGTCCGGACACCCGCGGGGGACGGGCGCCCGGACCACGTGCCGCGGCTTAGGGGGCACGCCGCGGCGGTCGAGGGGTGATCAGCCGTGCGAGAACGTGATGGTCGGCAGCACCTTGCGCAGCCAGGCCGGCGACCACCATGCCGCCTTGCCGGTGAGGCGCAGCATGACCGGCAGCAGCACGAGCCGCACGAGGAAGGCGTCGAGGAGGACGGCGACGCCGAGCACGATGCCCATCTCCTTGGGCGGCAGGGGGCCGGAGAGCGCGAAGGTGAAGAACACCGCGACCATAACCGCGCCAGCGGCGAAGATGACCCGTCCTGAGTGGGCCAGCGAGCCAACCATCGCGTCCTTCGGGTCTCCGGAGTGCTCGTAGTGCTCCTTGGCCGATGCCAGCAGGAACACCGTGTAGTCCATCGCGATCGCGAAGATCATCGCGAAGAAGAACACCGGAGCCCACGCGTCAAGGAAACCTTGGCTCTCGAAGCCGAAGAACTCGGCGCCGAAGCCCTCCTGGAAGATCAGCCGTGCCACGCCGAAGGCCGCAGCCGTCGACAGCAGGCTGGCCAGCGTCCCGAGCAAGGAGATCAGTGGAGCCTGGAGCGCGACCAGCAACAGCAGGAACCCGAGCACCAGGACCACGGCGATCACCAGCGGCGTGGACTCGTCGAGCTGGGCCTTGAGGTCGAGGTTCTCCACCGCCGCGCCTCCGACCAGCGCGCTCGGCGGCAGGTCGGCGCGCAGCCGGTCGACGGTGTCGTTGAGGGCGGGGTCGGAGGGGTCGACGGTCGGCACGGCCTGGATGAGGACCAGCCCGCTGTCGTCGGCTGCCGGCATGGCCGGCATCGCTCCGGCGATGCCGGAGTCGGAGGAAAGCACGGTGCTCGCGGCCTCGGCGTCGGAGGCCTTCATCACGATCTGCAGCGTGCCGGGTGCACCTTCACCGAACGACTCCTGCACCAGGTCGTAGCCGATCCGGGCGCTGGCGTCCTCGGGCAGGACCTTGATGGAGGGCATAGCGGTCTTGAGGCCGATGACCGGTGCGGCGAGCGCGAGCAGCACGATGAGCGCGCCCAGGCCCCAGACGACGGGGCGCTTCCAGAGTCGCTCGCCCCACGCGGCGAACTTCGGGGAGCGGTGCTCCCCGGTCTTGACCCAGGGCAGGGACAGCTTGTTGATCTTGTGGTCGAGCTTGAACAGCACCAGCGGCAGCAGGGTGAGTGTGGCGGCCAGGACGAAGACGACCGAGAGCATGATCCCGCCGGCCATCGAGCGGAACGAGGGCGAGGGCACGAGCATCACGGCTGAGAGCGAGATCAGGACGGTGGCGCCGGAGAGCAGGACGGCCTTGCCGGCGGTGTCCATGGTCTCGGCGATGGCCTGCTTGGCGGAGTTGCCCGAGCCCATGCGGGAGGCGCGGTAGCGGACGACGAGGAAAAGCGCGTAGTCGATGCCGAGCGCGAGGGCGAACATCATCGCGAAGTTCATCGCCCAGATGGAGACCGGGACGAGCTCATTGATGAGGACAAGCGAACCTGCGGAGGCGACCAGTCCTGCGAGAGTCAGGATCAGGGGGAGGCCGGCGGCGACCAGAGCGCCGAAAGCGAGCACCAGGATCGCCATGGTGACGGGCCAGGAGACCATCTCGGACTTCAGCATCGCCTCAAGGTTGGCCTCGTTGAAGTCCGACCAGAGCAGCGAGGAGCCGGTCGGGTTGACCTGGATGCCCTCGACGGAAAGGTCCTGGAGGTCGCCCTTGAGGTCGGTGGCGACACGGACCATCTCGTTGGTGTCGGCACCCGCGCCCGCGAGGATGATCGCGGTGCTGCCGTCCTGGCTGAGGGTCGCGCCGGGCATCGGCTGGATCACGTCAGCGATGCGTGGTTCGGCTTCGAGCATCCGGGTGACCTGGGCGATGACCTCGGCGCCGGGACCCTCGGTAACGGGTCCGTCGGTGGAGTGCACGACGACCTGGATGGCCGAGGAGGCGTTGCCGCCGAAGCTCTCCTGGGCGAGCTCGCGTGCGGCGACGGACTCCGATCCGTCGGCCTGCCAGCCGGCGCCGGACAGGTTGTGCTCGACCTGGGGGGCGAAGGCGCCCAGGCCGACGATCAGCAGCAGCCAGACGCCGGTGACGAGCTTGGCGTGGTCGGTGACCCACAGGCCGAGGCGGCCGAGGGGGCCTGGGCGGAAGCCGGGAGTGAAGTCGGGGGAGGCGCCCTTCGATCGGGCGGGGGTAGTGCTCATGAGTGTTCCGTTCGATGAGGGTTGAGCGGTGGGTGTGATCAGAGAAGGGCGGGGACCGCGCGGGCTGCCGTGTAGACGGCGACGCCGAGGACCAGGACGGCGAAGGCGGCCTGGAGGCGGTTGGTGCCGACACGGTCGGCGAGGCGTGCCCCTACAACGGCTGCTGCCGCCGACGTCGCGGTGAGGACGGCGACGGACGTCCAGTCCGGCGCGGCGTTAGAGCCGGCCCGGACGGCCAGCGCTGCGGCGCTGGTGATGGTGATGACCACCAGTGACGTGCCGGCGGCGTACTCCATCGGCAGCGCGAGGGCGAGCAGGAGGGCGGGAACGACGAGGAAGCCGCCGCCCACGCCCAGGAAGCCGGTCAGTGCCCCGACGACGGTCGCGGTCACCAGCACCTTGAGCGCCCGGGGGCACTGGCAGGCGAAGGTCGGGCTGAACGTGATGATCGGGTCGTCCAGGGTGGGCCGCGCGACGTGCCGAGGGTCGTCTCCGCGACGGTGACGTAGCTGGCGCCAGGCCAGCATCCCGCCGACCAGCAGCATCAAGGCGGCGAAGGCGGCCAACAGGATGTCCTCGGGGACCCGGGTGGACGCCTCCGCTCCCGCCACCGCCCCGCCGATCGCGACCAGGCCGAAGACCAGGCCGCGGCCGAGCAGCACGTTGCCGGCGCGGTGTGCGGCGATCGCCCCGAACAGGGAGGTGACGCCGACGACCACCAGCGACCCGGTCGTCGCCTGGGAGGCGGACTGATCGAGCAGGTACACCAGCACCGGCACCGCCAGGATCGAGCCGCCGCCACCGAGTGCCCCCAGGGACAAGCCGATGAAGACGCCGGCGGCGACGGCGAGGAGCAGTGTCATCTCAGGCGTCGGGCCCGTCGGCACCGTCGGTGGTGTCGCCCTCGGGGCTCACCAGGTGCAGGCCGACCTTCTCGGCGTTCTCGAAGGAGTCGTCGACCGCGACCGGGGTGCGGCCGGCGGCGGCGACGAACGAGGCGGCGACCGAGGCGCGGTAACCGCTGGCACAGTGCACCCACACCTCACCGTCGGGCACATCACCGACGCGGAGGGGCAGCTCGTGGATGGGGATGTTGATCGCCCCGGCGATCGCTGCGCCCTCGTACTCGTCGGCGCGGCGCACGTCGAGCACGACGACGTCGCGGTGGTGTCGCACCTGCGCCAGGTCGGCGAAGGTGGCGGTGGGGAAGGTGCCGAGGTCGCCGTCGGTCCAGTCCTTCGGTCCGCCGGTGGCTTGGGCTGCGGGCCGGTCGATGCCGATCCTGACCAGCTCGCGCTGGGCGGTGGCTACGTCCTCGGCGGTCTCGCCGAGCAGGGTCACGGCGGTGCCCCACTCGATCAGCCAGCCCAGGTAGGTCGAGAAGGCGCCGTCGAGTCCGAAGTTGAAGGTTCCGGGGGCGTGCCCGGCGGCGAAGGCCTTGCGGTTGCGCAGGTCCACTACCCACTCGCCCGCCTCGATCCGGCGTCGCAGCTCGGTTGCGTCGGCCTCCTGCACCGGGGAGAGGTCGGGCGCGGAGGGGCCAGCGGCGTTGGCGGGTCCCATGTGCACGTAGTACGCCGGCCAGGCGCCGAGACCCTCTAGCAGCTCGCGGACGTAGGTTTCCTCGTCTTGGGTCAGGACCGGGTTCGAGCGTTTCTCGTCGCCGATCGTGGAGGCGGTGGCGTCGGACTGGGTGGCCGAGCAGAAGGACCCGAACCCGTGGGTCGGGTAGACCTCGGCCTCGTCGGGCAGCTGCTGGGCGAGCTTGTGTGCCGATGCGTGCTGGTGGCGCACCAGGGCGTCGGTGTGCTCCTCGCCGAGCAGGTCGGGTCGTCCGGTGGCGCCGTAAAGCAGCGAGCCGCCGGTGAACACGGCGTACGGCTCCTCGCCGTCAGGGCCGTCGACCGAGAGCGCGTAGGACAGGTGGGTGAAGGTGTGGCCGGGGGTGGCGATGGCGCGGACGCGCATCCGGTCGCCGACCTCGACGACCTCGCCGTCGGTGATCGGGGTGCGGTCGAAGGACACCTCGTCCTCGCCGTTGACCAAGTAGGCCGCTCCGGTTGTTTGCGCGAGCGCCAGGCCGCCGGTGACGTAGTCGTTGTGGATGTGGGTTTCGAAGACGTGGGTCAGTTGGACGCCGTCGGCCTCGAGCACCTCCACTACCCGGTCGATGTCGCGCTGCGGGTCGATCACGAGGGCGACCGCGCCGTCGTGAACCACGTAGGTGCGGTCTCCGAGCGAG
The Nocardioides marinisabuli genome window above contains:
- a CDS encoding YgaP family membrane protein → MNLDRAVLLLAGTMTLLSVLLVALVSPWWLLLTAFVGLNLLQSSITGFCPAAVIFRRLGVSSGCAFR
- a CDS encoding MMPL family transporter, yielding MSTTPARSKGASPDFTPGFRPGPLGRLGLWVTDHAKLVTGVWLLLIVGLGAFAPQVEHNLSGAGWQADGSESVAARELAQESFGGNASSAIQVVVHSTDGPVTEGPGAEVIAQVTRMLEAEPRIADVIQPMPGATLSQDGSTAIILAGAGADTNEMVRVATDLKGDLQDLSVEGIQVNPTGSSLLWSDFNEANLEAMLKSEMVSWPVTMAILVLAFGALVAAGLPLILTLAGLVASAGSLVLINELVPVSIWAMNFAMMFALALGIDYALFLVVRYRASRMGSGNSAKQAIAETMDTAGKAVLLSGATVLISLSAVMLVPSPSFRSMAGGIMLSVVFVLAATLTLLPLVLFKLDHKINKLSLPWVKTGEHRSPKFAAWGERLWKRPVVWGLGALIVLLALAAPVIGLKTAMPSIKVLPEDASARIGYDLVQESFGEGAPGTLQIVMKASDAEAASTVLSSDSGIAGAMPAMPAADDSGLVLIQAVPTVDPSDPALNDTVDRLRADLPPSALVGGAAVENLDLKAQLDESTPLVIAVVLVLGFLLLLVALQAPLISLLGTLASLLSTAAAFGVARLIFQEGFGAEFFGFESQGFLDAWAPVFFFAMIFAIAMDYTVFLLASAKEHYEHSGDPKDAMVGSLAHSGRVIFAAGAVMVAVFFTFALSGPLPPKEMGIVLGVAVLLDAFLVRLVLLPVMLRLTGKAAWWSPAWLRKVLPTITFSHG
- a CDS encoding sulfite exporter TauE/SafE family protein gives rise to the protein MTLLLAVAAGVFIGLSLGALGGGGSILAVPVLVYLLDQSASQATTGSLVVVGVTSLFGAIAAHRAGNVLLGRGLVFGLVAIGGAVAGAEASTRVPEDILLAAFAALMLLVGGMLAWRQLRHRRGDDPRHVARPTLDDPIITFSPTFACQCPRALKVLVTATVVGALTGFLGVGGGFLVVPALLLALALPMEYAAGTSLVVITITSAAALAVRAGSNAAPDWTSVAVLTATSAAAAVVGARLADRVGTNRLQAAFAVLVLGVAVYTAARAVPALL
- a CDS encoding MBL fold metallo-hydrolase, which codes for MTDDTTTETPAPASATEETQQHPAEGLTVRTLETPSLGDRTYVVHDGAVALVIDPQRDIDRVVEVLEADGVQLTHVFETHIHNDYVTGGLALAQTTGAAYLVNGEDEVSFDRTPITDGEVVEVGDRMRVRAIATPGHTFTHLSYALSVDGPDGEEPYAVFTGGSLLYGATGRPDLLGEEHTDALVRHQHASAHKLAQQLPDEAEVYPTHGFGSFCSATQSDATASTIGDEKRSNPVLTQDEETYVRELLEGLGAWPAYYVHMGPANAAGPSAPDLSPVQEADATELRRRIEAGEWVVDLRNRKAFAAGHAPGTFNFGLDGAFSTYLGWLIEWGTAVTLLGETAEDVATAQRELVRIGIDRPAAQATGGPKDWTDGDLGTFPTATFADLAQVRHHRDVVVLDVRRADEYEGAAIAGAINIPIHELPLRVGDVPDGEVWVHCASGYRASVAASFVAAAGRTPVAVDDSFENAEKVGLHLVSPEGDTTDGADGPDA